A genomic window from Geotrypetes seraphini chromosome 18, aGeoSer1.1, whole genome shotgun sequence includes:
- the LOC117351832 gene encoding LOW QUALITY PROTEIN: olfactory receptor class A-like protein 1 (The sequence of the model RefSeq protein was modified relative to this genomic sequence to represent the inferred CDS: inserted 1 base in 1 codon), which yields MDSYSIFKGILYLLLALAGIPSNFAISVSYAIAIHSGKKIFPTDKIIXLISVVNTIMLLTRGIPDTLLVFGVQDLFNNTGCKTIIYLSRLSRAMAIGLTCVLSCLQFAIINPPSSKWATWNARASKHVMSIVLAILMLNLLLCISSVVYSLSGSQYGNLTHNQFIFNLGYCVVLFPTKAEYHGHGLTLLTRDVIFVVLMILASTAIIQLLYRHQSQMRKIRSSGSQETMPEMKAAKAVVTLVTLYVIFFGVENSIFLYTMLGNNVNTYLSDVRFLFSILYATVFPFIIIGTNKNVKKHLKYFTRENETESRSDKDQTATSVSLDFPHLP from the exons ATGGATTCTTATTCTATTTTTAAGGGCATCCTCTACCTCCTTCTTGCCCTTGCTGGGATCCCAAGCAACTTTGCTATCTCAGTGTCCTATGCGATTGCTATTCACTCTGGAAAGAAGATATTTCCCACTGACAAGATCA GTTTGATTTCTGTTGTCAACACAATCATGCTCTTAACCCGCGGGATACCTGACACCTTACTTGTCTTTGGAGTACAAGATCTGTTCAACAACACTGGGTGCAAAACCATCATTTATCTCTCTCGTCTATCCAGAGCAATGGCAATAGGGTTGACATGTGTCCTGAGCTGTCTTCAATTTGCAATCATCAACCCACCGTCTTCCAAGTGGGCTACCTGGAACGCCAGAGCATCCAAGCATGTAATGTCAATTGTGTTGGCAATATTGATGCTAAATTTGTTGCTGTGCATATCTTCAGTTGTCTACTCACTATCTGGGTCACAGTATGGTAATCTGACACATAATCAGTTCATCTTTAACTTGGGATACTGTGTGGTACTGTTTCCAACTAAAGCTGAGTATCATGGACATGGTTTAACACTCTTAACTCGAGATGTTATCTTTGTTGTACTCATGATCCTGGCAAGTACGGCCATCATTCAACTTCTGTATCGACACCAAAGTCAGATGAGGAAAATCCGTAGCTCTGGAAGTCAAGAGACAATGCCAGAGATGAAAGCAGCTAAGGCTGTTGTCACATTGGTCACTCTTTATGTCATTTTCTTTGGAGTGGAAAACTCCATCTTTCTTTATACTATGCTAGGCAATAACGTTAATACCTACCTTTCAGATGTTCGCTTTTTGTTTTCTATACTTTATGCAACAGTCTTCCCCTTTATAATTATTGGAACTAATAAGAATGTCAAAAAGCATCTGAAATACTTCACGAGGGAGAATGAAACGGAATCTAGATCTGACAAGGATCAGACTGCTACTTCCGTATCACTTGATTTTCCGCACTTGCCCTGA